CCTTGGAGCAGGAGTGAAGAATCAGATCAGTTTTGtataagagtttttaaaaaatcaaatcacaACAAAGTTGAATTGGCTTCTTTTGAGCCTCTGGGATATGTCTGTTACTCTGGCCAGTCCTGCCTCTTCACCAGACGGTTTCGGCTCCTCTAGGCCTTCGCCTGTCCCAGTCTGGCATTTCCACGGAGTGTGAACACAAAGAGTGAGGCTGCTTCACAGTCCGGCCCATGTGTCCATCCAGACTCCGTAAACGGAGTGCAGGGCTCCAGGGCAGAGGGGTGGGAGGGGCAGACCCTGCCCAGGCAGTCCTCACATTGGACAGGGCAGCAGATGGCTGTCCCAGGagctctccctccctttcccctccaccCCAACTCAGGTGGAGGGGGAGCAGCTGTCACCAGAGCCTATGTTGGTGAAGGTTTCGGCTCAGCACCGATCGGACATCAGCAGTGAACCTGAAATGACAGAAACTTGCATTGGCGGAATGCCTTACAGTTGACACCCTCACAACCAATGCTAGCACAACAGAGTCTCACTGGACAGGACAGAACTTGATACCACATTCACAGGTTCAATTTGATAAAAGCCAAAAGGCTACAACAATGAACGCTAGAGCAAGAAGACTTGACCCAAACACTTTAAGTTctgaatgactttttttttcttcaattctttAAATCTCCCCCACCTCTTTTCCTTGGCAACCCAAGTGTTGCCAGCTTTGGTAGTGTACTCCTGGAATCACCTGAGAAGCTAAACCAAGTTgaagcaagttccaagccagcatgggctacacaaAAAGaatgtgtctcaaaacaaaacaaaaccaccttaTACCCTACAGGCCTCTTCTCTTACCTGAGGGCATCCAGCATTGGGAGAAGGTTGAGAAGGGCTGTGTCACTGGGGTCACTGAACCAGGATTTGATGGGGATGGCATTGTCTAGGGTAGGTAAAATTACAATTGAGAAAAggcaaagaagtcaggagagccTGTGAGAGTTTCCTGAATATTATCACTTAAAACTCCATAGCTTTCACCCACCAAAAGTCATCAACCACCTAaaactcttctttttcctcaaatGTCAAAACAAATGAATAGATTTCAAAACAGCTTGAGGCTAGAGTTCTGGTCAAACTATCCCCATGCCTCACTTGAAATGAATTTTATAGAGAAGTCCCATTTATAAAATGGACACATAAGAGTGGatatctcatttaaaatagagaaacaacTTACATTCAGATCTGTAGTACAGTAGGGAACCCAAACTCTGGACTAGGACCCAACTCTCCTAGCTCCTTGCATTCAACCTCTCAAGGTGTTAGAGATATAGCTAAATAGTATAATGCTTGCCTAGGGTTAGTGTAAGGTCCTGGGTTTCACCCTAGAACCACTAGGACAAAGTCAggtcaggctagcctgggttatatacgaagaccctgtctcagaaataaaacccaaacttaAATGTCCTTAGAAACATGTCCTGGTCCTGACAGACCTTTTCCCGTACCTGGGTGGCTCCTGTAAGCCCCGGGGGAGTTATCCAGGATCACGATGCTGGAAAGGTCACTGtggaccacagagaggtctttgaTGTAGCTGCCCAACTCCAAAGTGCAGTGCTGAAAACGCAGAGGACGATGTAACACACCCACCCCTCATctcatccccactcccacctcccagcctGGTAACCTGCCACTCAAACCTGATTCTGGCTCCTTACCTGTCTGTAGTATCTTCTCTTAAGAATGCTTCTGCTATTGTCCAGTTTATCTGCCACAGCAGAGCCATAAATTTCCATGCTTGCTGTAAACACCACAAGCTCATACCACTGGCTTACCTAAAGTAGGTTGGAGAGGAATACAGTgtcaaacaaaccaaccaatgaTTATGAAACGGACATAACAGTTCCTTTTCAGCCTAGCCCTTTTAGCCTTCAAGTAACAACAAATGTCTGTGAAAACACAAAACATTAGAACCAAACTTCCATGTTCAGTGTctgaggtaaccaagacccatAAGATTCAGAGATACAAACGCAGGAGTGCAGGATGTCTGTGAAAGAATAGAACTGTATCACTGTAACCCCAGCTACTCCTGTCCTCCCCACAGCCTCTCCTTTACTCAACTGTCCTTACTCACTGTCCTAGGTTGCCTTTCTGTTGTAAgtaaacactgaccaaaaccaacttgaggaggaaagggtttattttatctaataactcccaggtcacagtccatccctgagggaagtcaggaagtCAAGGTAGAACCTTGGAGGTAGGAACTAGTAGAGACCATAgaggaaagctgcttactggcttgcttccttacACAATTCAGGACAACCCACCCAGGGGTAGCACTGCCCTCAGTGGGCTAAGCAGCTATCAGGCAACCACTCTCCAACGAGGACACAGAATATAGGTTCAGCCTCTCGGGTGGACagctcattaatattttaacataaactgaatacatttttaatgCATATTCATCTTATCAATTCTGCTCCTACAGAAAACCCTACTACAAACTGGCAGCAGAAAATGgggatattgctgtgacagaccagACCAGGTTGATTTGGGGGAGAATTGTAGAAGCACTTGGAACTTTTAAGCTGAAGAAACCATTAAATGCTTATTGCTTAGTGGGCTGTTCTGGGAGAGCTTAGAAGATAATGCTGAGAACTATGCAGATAATGGAGGCTTGGCTTGTAAAGTCTCAGAGGGAAACCAAGACCACCACAACAGTTACTGTAATATTTTGGATTAAGACTTTATGGacacagcacccacatcaggcagcaaCTAACTGCCTGCACCTCCAGGTCTATGTGACCCATCGACAGGCCTCTATGGACATCAGGTATGCACATGGTACAGACATACATccaggcatgcacatatatacgtaaaatttaaaaaaacaaaacaactctttaataaaaagaaatctacagagcAAAGCCAAGCATGATCTCAAcattagagaggcagaggcaggtgggtctctggagttggaggcaagcctagtctacacagtgagttctaggacaattGGGACTAcatagggagatcctgtctcaaacaacaacacaaGTCTGTGGAAGAGAAACCTGTGTGGGACAATGGATGCTGGTTAGCTAGGGCTGAAGAATCACCTGATTAAGAAAGAGACCAGCgctgggcagtgttggtgcacgcctttaatcccagcatgtgggaggcagaggcaggcggatttgagttcaaggccagcctagtctacagagtgagttccaggacagccaggacaacacagagaaaccctgtctcaaaacaaaaaaacaaaaacaaaaaaacaaacaaaaaaaaaaagaaaggaagaaaggaagagagggagagagggagggagggagggagggagggagggagggagggagggagggagggagggagcaataccactgaggtgaaatcttctagaAACTATTTCCTCAGGGTTGGCACACAGAAGTTATGGTCTAGAGGGGGTTGAGGCTAAATCTAAAGGTGGCAGCCAAACTTGGTATGTGTTCCAAAGTCCCACATGGTACTACTTGTTTTGGAGGTATGAAGGCTCCAGAATTAAAGGGATCATGGAGAAAAGTTGAAGCCTGGCACCATGAAAGGCTAGTCGAGGCCAGTGAAGGCACAGCCTCAGTTACAGTGGAAACCCCAGGACTAAAAGATCATGAAGAAAAGCTACAGCTTGTTACCAGGACAAGGTCAGAGCTCCTAAAAAAAGAAGCTAGGAGGAAACTGGAAAACGCACCACCTCAGCTGCAGCAGAGACCTTAGCATGTTGTATAAGCCAGGATCACAGGATGACCGAGAAAGACGCTGGCAGATGTGGAGCACAGCTGGCCTGTGCCTGTGAGATAAGCTGTTTGTGCTACCAATGGCAGAACTGGAGAAGTGATGCTGGCCAAGCACTTTGGAGCCCAGGAGACCACAGGTGAGTCCTAACTGTCAGACACTGAGCTGTGGGATTTGGTTTGCAGCACCAGATGCTGGTTTTGCTATGATCTGATTGTAACTACCCTGGTTCTTCCCTTTTGGAATAAGAAAGTAACTTGATTTTGCAGGAAGACTCTGAATATTTTAGAGGCTTAAAGTTTTgtttccaagacagagtttctctgtgtagccctggctgtcctggaacttactctgtaaactaggctggccttgaactaagagattcagagatctgcttcccaagttctgccTCCCAGAATTAAGGCATGCAGCACCAACCACCTCCCAGCTTCAATTTTTTTAAGACTGTGGGACTTAGAAAGCTTTACTTTATATTATTAAGTGAATATGAGACTTAGGGAATAAGTTATagtttttaagacttatttatttgtatataggtatatatgtccCCGCACAAAgttatgactttttattttttatttttgtggatgTGGGTATGCACACGTGAGTGCACGTACCCACGGAGGCCACGGGCATGAGAGCCTTGGAGTTACAAGTAGTCGTGGgctgcctgctgtgggtgctTCTATGCAGCATTAGGCTCTCTGAATGAGCAACAAGTGCTACCCagcactgagccatcccttccaCCCAAGATTAGGGTTTTTAAAGTGATGTGTTAATTTCTCAAGTGGCAAAGGATGAACTGTGATGTTTAGTTTTAATGTCAATTTGTCACAAGTTAGAACCACCAAACAGGGAGCTCCACTCAACACAATTGTCCTCACTGCTTTAACTGAGGTGGGCAAACCAACCTCCAGCATGGGCAGACTCTCTGGTGGTAGGAAGGCATGATAGAAGAACTGTTTGCCTCTTCCTCATCTGACCTTCCCTTCTGCCTGTGTTGATGcacctgctgctgca
The nucleotide sequence above comes from Arvicanthis niloticus isolate mArvNil1 chromosome 6, mArvNil1.pat.X, whole genome shotgun sequence. Encoded proteins:
- the Ctdnep1 gene encoding CTD nuclear envelope phosphatase 1 isoform X1, whose translation is MMRTQCLLGLRTFVAFAAKLWSFFIYLLRRQIRTVIQYQTVRYDILPLSPLSRNRLAQVKRKILVLDLDETLIHSHHDGVLRPTVRPGTPPDFILKVVIDKHPVRFFVHKRPHVDFFLEVVSQWYELVVFTASMEIYGSAVADKLDNSRSILKRRYYRQHCTLELGSYIKDLSVVHSDLSSIVILDNSPGAYRSHPDNAIPIKSWFSDPSDTALLNLLPMLDALRFTADVRSVLSRNLHQHRLW
- the Ctdnep1 gene encoding CTD nuclear envelope phosphatase 1 isoform X2, whose amino-acid sequence is MKGYPECGDCLDEPKHLWVLSLKLFFKVIQYQTVRYDILPLSPLSRNRLAQVKRKILVLDLDETLIHSHHDGVLRPTVRPGTPPDFILKVVIDKHPVRFFVHKRPHVDFFLEVVSQWYELVVFTASMEIYGSAVADKLDNSRSILKRRYYRQHCTLELGSYIKDLSVVHSDLSSIVILDNSPGAYRSHPDNAIPIKSWFSDPSDTALLNLLPMLDALRFTADVRSVLSRNLHQHRLW